Proteins encoded within one genomic window of Episyrphus balteatus chromosome 1, idEpiBalt1.1, whole genome shotgun sequence:
- the LOC129907843 gene encoding putative mediator of RNA polymerase II transcription subunit 29 isoform X3 — protein MTSCGLGVTQPSALLNSKTIGLVTSTQNVSSSQEVTKRTNKPLMEKRRRARINQSLAILKALILESTKANAKSTDGQTKHTKLEKADILELTVRHFQRHRNLDDPTINKYRAGYTDCAREVARYLATPEPPPLPNLPSLSDPGSKARLLRHLDQCIAEIDVEICPHTTAYADSPSSSCFEINCAKKPQDENSLDYSSQDSNPLDFSKATRVNITAHTISSTSTEHVNNQDENNNRGQEMDVTDNNLDSLRLPMATSSGMIEVNPGLSPGDIRNKPCNLDAYKNLKVNDTSNVLVLPPHYMQLAAALGLSTQPIVDPIATRTDFERLIELNRNQSTSSTIVSDKLDNYDKCPMDLPPRDEASVVATSSNTVAMIPATSLMASSSPRHSPIIEHQLEQQQQQHQHQQQQHQQQQHQQQQPLQVHIGQSTSLEIDVDIEKPSVTPPVMISTKSINVEDGDSDINMESSDQNQNNQNYLNRQEGGVGGGFGMFAGESRQMDDNMWRPW, from the exons ATGACTTCTTGCG gctTAGGAGTAACCCAACCCAGCGCATTGCTGAATTCAAAAACAATCGGTCTAGTTACATCAACCCAAAATGTAAGCTCTAGTCAAGAAGTAACAAAACGCACTAACAAACCACTAATGGAGAAACGCCGCAGAGCACGTATTAACCAAAGTTTAGCTATTCTTAAGGCTCTCATACTTGAGTCGACAAAAGCGAATGCCAAAAGTACAGATGGACAAACCAAACATACAAAATTAGAAAAGGCTGATATATTAGAGCTAACAGTACGACATTTTCAGCGACATAGAAATCTTGATGATCCAA CTATAAATAAATATCGAGCAGGATATACAGATTGTGCAAGAGAAGTTGCAAGATATCTTGCAACACCAGAACCACCACCTCTTCCAAATCTACCATCTTTATCCGACCCAGGATCAAAAGCTCGTCTACTACGTCATTTGGATCAGTGTATTGCTGAAATCGATGTAGAAATATGCCCACATACAACAGCATATGCTGATAGTCCTTCGAGTAGTTGTTTTGAAATCAATTGCGCCAAGAAACC ACAAGATGAAAACTCTTTAGACTACAGTAGTCAGGATTCGAATCCTTTGGATTTCAGCAAGGCAACCAGGGTTAACATTACAGCTCATACGATATCTTCGACATCAACTGAGCATGTTAACAATCAG GACGAAAATAACAACCGTGGCCAAGAAATGGATGTAACAGACAACAACTTGGATAGTCTTAGACTACCAATGGCAACATCTTCAGGAATGATTGAAGTCAATCCTGGACTAAGTCCTGGTGATATTCGAAATAAG CCCTGTAATCTTGATGCATACAAAAACCTCAAAGTAAATGACACAAGTAACGTGCTGGTATTACCACCACATTATATGCAACTTGCTGCTGCATTGGGCCTCAGCACTCAACCTATTGTCGATCCAATTGCAACTCGAACCGACTTTGAGCGGCTTATTGAATTAAACAGAAATCAATCGACGTCGTCGACGATTGTCAGTGACAAATTGGACAACTATGACAAATGTCCAATGGATCTACCACCCAGGGATGAGGCTAGTGTTGTTGCAACCTCCTCAAATACGGTTGCAATGATTCCAGCTACTTCCCTAATGGCTTCCAGCTCACCCAGACATAGTCCAATAATTGAACATCAGCTggaacagcagcagcagcagcatcaacatCAGCAGCAACAACACCAGCAGCAGCAACATCAACAGCAGCAGCCACTACAAGTACACATCGGACAATCAACCTCATTGGAAATTGATGTTGACATTGAAAAACCCTCAGTGACCCCGCCTGTGATGATATCGACAAAATCAATAAACGTCGAAGATGGCGACAGTGATATAAACATGGAGAGTTCGGATCAgaatcaaaataatcaaaaCTACCTTAATCGACAGGAGGGTGGTGTTGGTGGTGGGTTTGGAATGTTTGCTGGTGAATCGAGGCAGATGGACGATAATATGTGGCGTCCTTggtaa
- the LOC129907843 gene encoding putative mediator of RNA polymerase II transcription subunit 29 isoform X1, producing MCLCVKIKLEILQKNSVQCRKKGLGVTQPSALLNSKTIGLVTSTQNVSSSQEVTKRTNKPLMEKRRRARINQSLAILKALILESTKANAKSTDGQTKHTKLEKADILELTVRHFQRHRNLDDPTINKYRAGYTDCAREVARYLATPEPPPLPNLPSLSDPGSKARLLRHLDQCIAEIDVEICPHTTAYADSPSSSCFEINCAKKPQDENSLDYSSQDSNPLDFSKATRVNITAHTISSTSTEHVNNQDENNNRGQEMDVTDNNLDSLRLPMATSSGMIEVNPGLSPGDIRNKPCNLDAYKNLKVNDTSNVLVLPPHYMQLAAALGLSTQPIVDPIATRTDFERLIELNRNQSTSSTIVSDKLDNYDKCPMDLPPRDEASVVATSSNTVAMIPATSLMASSSPRHSPIIEHQLEQQQQQHQHQQQQHQQQQHQQQQPLQVHIGQSTSLEIDVDIEKPSVTPPVMISTKSINVEDGDSDINMESSDQNQNNQNYLNRQEGGVGGGFGMFAGESRQMDDNMWRPW from the exons gctTAGGAGTAACCCAACCCAGCGCATTGCTGAATTCAAAAACAATCGGTCTAGTTACATCAACCCAAAATGTAAGCTCTAGTCAAGAAGTAACAAAACGCACTAACAAACCACTAATGGAGAAACGCCGCAGAGCACGTATTAACCAAAGTTTAGCTATTCTTAAGGCTCTCATACTTGAGTCGACAAAAGCGAATGCCAAAAGTACAGATGGACAAACCAAACATACAAAATTAGAAAAGGCTGATATATTAGAGCTAACAGTACGACATTTTCAGCGACATAGAAATCTTGATGATCCAA CTATAAATAAATATCGAGCAGGATATACAGATTGTGCAAGAGAAGTTGCAAGATATCTTGCAACACCAGAACCACCACCTCTTCCAAATCTACCATCTTTATCCGACCCAGGATCAAAAGCTCGTCTACTACGTCATTTGGATCAGTGTATTGCTGAAATCGATGTAGAAATATGCCCACATACAACAGCATATGCTGATAGTCCTTCGAGTAGTTGTTTTGAAATCAATTGCGCCAAGAAACC ACAAGATGAAAACTCTTTAGACTACAGTAGTCAGGATTCGAATCCTTTGGATTTCAGCAAGGCAACCAGGGTTAACATTACAGCTCATACGATATCTTCGACATCAACTGAGCATGTTAACAATCAG GACGAAAATAACAACCGTGGCCAAGAAATGGATGTAACAGACAACAACTTGGATAGTCTTAGACTACCAATGGCAACATCTTCAGGAATGATTGAAGTCAATCCTGGACTAAGTCCTGGTGATATTCGAAATAAG CCCTGTAATCTTGATGCATACAAAAACCTCAAAGTAAATGACACAAGTAACGTGCTGGTATTACCACCACATTATATGCAACTTGCTGCTGCATTGGGCCTCAGCACTCAACCTATTGTCGATCCAATTGCAACTCGAACCGACTTTGAGCGGCTTATTGAATTAAACAGAAATCAATCGACGTCGTCGACGATTGTCAGTGACAAATTGGACAACTATGACAAATGTCCAATGGATCTACCACCCAGGGATGAGGCTAGTGTTGTTGCAACCTCCTCAAATACGGTTGCAATGATTCCAGCTACTTCCCTAATGGCTTCCAGCTCACCCAGACATAGTCCAATAATTGAACATCAGCTggaacagcagcagcagcagcatcaacatCAGCAGCAACAACACCAGCAGCAGCAACATCAACAGCAGCAGCCACTACAAGTACACATCGGACAATCAACCTCATTGGAAATTGATGTTGACATTGAAAAACCCTCAGTGACCCCGCCTGTGATGATATCGACAAAATCAATAAACGTCGAAGATGGCGACAGTGATATAAACATGGAGAGTTCGGATCAgaatcaaaataatcaaaaCTACCTTAATCGACAGGAGGGTGGTGTTGGTGGTGGGTTTGGAATGTTTGCTGGTGAATCGAGGCAGATGGACGATAATATGTGGCGTCCTTggtaa
- the LOC129907840 gene encoding protein hook: MEGEKIEMCKSLIEWFKTLNLKAPHSNAEQLSDGVALAQSLNQFSPESFPESWLSKVRSDVGSNWRLKMSNMKKVIEGIYDYYTDVLNYTLSDYPRPDAQKIAEKSDMIELERLLQLILGCAVNCADKQDYITQIMELEESLQQNIMRALQDLESTLQGSSPSRNSIAMVNFDFKLLQEERDALAQKCFEAEKKILLLVEEKTLVQQELTKLQLEMEKHENPSTIGEDGTSLGPMQPGSARYNELRRQMELLKEELLQSETAREDLKIKTQQQEKELTTLQQKIEELTQNTTELSQLKDELDILRESNDKLKVYETQLITYKKKLEDHNDLKKQIKMLEDRSAEYLQQNAAFEEDAKKFATVKGQVELYKKEIQELHKKLDIELSKNDKLEFTNKNLESNLSALQRAKESLLKERDNLREAVDELKCGELSKRKESGNTMSKELQSPALIEKIERLEAENKALREGQGGQTALAQLLDDANKRNDNLREQLKSANEEVLSLKLASTKIDPNAKGGEMDKHLKQLIELNEQKTYQLEDSLQKNTALQAKITKLESTVSAREQELLAFDAKYRKCVEKAKEVIKNLDPRIASVIENIGLEKPQETETESKTGMSTMEEQLMTTAFYRLGVNAQRDAVDTKLAMLMGQGQTFLARQRQSAPRKSQTNTFKSK, from the exons ATGGAAggtgaaaaaattgaaatgtgtaAAAGCTTAATAGAATGGTTTAAGACGTTAAATCTAAAAGCCCCTCATAGCAATGCAGAACAATTGAGTGATGGCGTAGCATTAGCACAAtctttaaatcaattttctcCCGAATCTTTTCCag AATCATGGCTATCGAAAGTCCGATCAGATGTTGGTTCCAATTGGCGTTTAAAAATGAGCAATATGAAGAAAGTTATTGAGGGCATTTATGATTACTATACCGATGTATTGAATTATACTTTATCTGACTATCCCCGCCCAGATGCACAGAAAATTGCAGAGAAATCTGATATGATTGAGCTGGAGCGTCTTTTGCAATTGATTCTGGGTTGTGCTGTAAATTGTGCTGATAAACAAGATTACATCACACAAATAATGGAATTGGAGGAATCACTCCAACAGAATATTATGCGGGCACTACAAGATTTAGAGTCGACGCTGCAGGGCTCATCACCATCGAGGAATTCAATTGCAAtggttaattttgattttaaactatTGCAAGAGGAACGAGATGCTTTGGCGCAAAAGTGTTTTGAGGCGGAAAAGAAG ATACTACTACTAGTTGAAGAGAAAACCCTCGTCCAACAAGAGCTTACAAAGCTGCAACTTGAAATGGAAAAACATGAAAACCCCTCGACCATTGGGGAAGATGGTACATCCCTTGGACCAATGCAACCGGGATCAGCTCGCTACAACGAACTACGTCGTCAAATGGAGCTCCTAAAAGAAGAGCTTCTTCAATCGGAAACCGCTCGAGAagacttgaaaataaaaacccaGCAACAGGAAAAAGAACTAACTACCTTGCagcaaaaaattgaagaacttaCG cAAAATACAACAGAATTGTCACAGTTGAAGGATGAACTTGATATTCTTCGTGAATCGAATGACAAACTAAAAGTTTATGAAACTCAATTAATTACGTACAAGAAGAAATTAGAAGATCATAACGATTtgaagaaacaaattaaaatgctTGAAGATCGTAGTGCAGAGTATTTGCAACAAAATGCTGCTTTTGAAGAAGATGCTAAAAAGTTTGCAACAGTTAAAGGGCAAGTTGAGCTTTATAAAAAAGAG attcaagAGCTTCATAAAAAGCTTGATATTGAATTGagcaaaaatgacaaattagaATTTACTAATAAGAACTTGGAGAGTAATTTGAGTGCATTGCAAAGAGCTAAAGAGAGTTTGTTGAAGGAAAGAGATAATTTGAGAGAAGCTGTTGATGAATTGAAGTGTGGAGAGTTGTCAAAAAGAAAAG AAAGTGGCAATACAATGTCCAAGGAACTTCAATCACCTGCTCTGATTGAGAAAATCGAACGTCTGGAAGCCGAAAACAAGGCCTTACGAGAAGGTCAAGGTGGACAAACAGCTTTAGCG cAATTACTTGATGATGCAAACAAGCGCAACGATAATCTCAGGGAACAACTCAAATCTGCAAATGAGGAAGTTCTTTCATTAAAATTAGCATCCACCAAAATTGATCCTAATGCAAAGGG tGGTGAAATGGATAAACACCTTAAGCAGCTTATTGAACTCAACGAACAAAAGA ccTACCAATTGGAAGATTCGTTGCAAAAGAATACTGCTTTACAAGCAAAGATTACTAAATTAGAGAGCACGGTATCGGCAAGAGAACAGGAACTATTAGCATTCGATGCAAAGTATAGAAAATGTGTGGAAAAGGCAAAGGAAGTTATTAAAAACCTTGATCCAAGAATAGCTAGTG TTATCGAAAATATTGGTTTAGAGAAACCTCAAGAAACCGAAACAGAAAGCAAAACTGGCATGAGTACTATGGAAGAACAACTTATGACAACAGCCTTCTATAG acTTGGAGTCAATGCACAACGTGATGCAGTTGATACAAAACTTGCCATGCTTATGGGTCAAGGACAAACTTTTCTAGCTAGACAGAGACAGTCAGCCCCTCGAAAATCTCAGACCAACACATTCAAATCCAAATAA
- the LOC129907843 gene encoding putative mediator of RNA polymerase II transcription subunit 29 isoform X2 produces the protein MTAKREKDYAKNKSTTGLGVTQPSALLNSKTIGLVTSTQNVSSSQEVTKRTNKPLMEKRRRARINQSLAILKALILESTKANAKSTDGQTKHTKLEKADILELTVRHFQRHRNLDDPTINKYRAGYTDCAREVARYLATPEPPPLPNLPSLSDPGSKARLLRHLDQCIAEIDVEICPHTTAYADSPSSSCFEINCAKKPQDENSLDYSSQDSNPLDFSKATRVNITAHTISSTSTEHVNNQDENNNRGQEMDVTDNNLDSLRLPMATSSGMIEVNPGLSPGDIRNKPCNLDAYKNLKVNDTSNVLVLPPHYMQLAAALGLSTQPIVDPIATRTDFERLIELNRNQSTSSTIVSDKLDNYDKCPMDLPPRDEASVVATSSNTVAMIPATSLMASSSPRHSPIIEHQLEQQQQQHQHQQQQHQQQQHQQQQPLQVHIGQSTSLEIDVDIEKPSVTPPVMISTKSINVEDGDSDINMESSDQNQNNQNYLNRQEGGVGGGFGMFAGESRQMDDNMWRPW, from the exons atgactgcaAAACGCGAAAAGGATTACgctaaaaataaatcaactactg gctTAGGAGTAACCCAACCCAGCGCATTGCTGAATTCAAAAACAATCGGTCTAGTTACATCAACCCAAAATGTAAGCTCTAGTCAAGAAGTAACAAAACGCACTAACAAACCACTAATGGAGAAACGCCGCAGAGCACGTATTAACCAAAGTTTAGCTATTCTTAAGGCTCTCATACTTGAGTCGACAAAAGCGAATGCCAAAAGTACAGATGGACAAACCAAACATACAAAATTAGAAAAGGCTGATATATTAGAGCTAACAGTACGACATTTTCAGCGACATAGAAATCTTGATGATCCAA CTATAAATAAATATCGAGCAGGATATACAGATTGTGCAAGAGAAGTTGCAAGATATCTTGCAACACCAGAACCACCACCTCTTCCAAATCTACCATCTTTATCCGACCCAGGATCAAAAGCTCGTCTACTACGTCATTTGGATCAGTGTATTGCTGAAATCGATGTAGAAATATGCCCACATACAACAGCATATGCTGATAGTCCTTCGAGTAGTTGTTTTGAAATCAATTGCGCCAAGAAACC ACAAGATGAAAACTCTTTAGACTACAGTAGTCAGGATTCGAATCCTTTGGATTTCAGCAAGGCAACCAGGGTTAACATTACAGCTCATACGATATCTTCGACATCAACTGAGCATGTTAACAATCAG GACGAAAATAACAACCGTGGCCAAGAAATGGATGTAACAGACAACAACTTGGATAGTCTTAGACTACCAATGGCAACATCTTCAGGAATGATTGAAGTCAATCCTGGACTAAGTCCTGGTGATATTCGAAATAAG CCCTGTAATCTTGATGCATACAAAAACCTCAAAGTAAATGACACAAGTAACGTGCTGGTATTACCACCACATTATATGCAACTTGCTGCTGCATTGGGCCTCAGCACTCAACCTATTGTCGATCCAATTGCAACTCGAACCGACTTTGAGCGGCTTATTGAATTAAACAGAAATCAATCGACGTCGTCGACGATTGTCAGTGACAAATTGGACAACTATGACAAATGTCCAATGGATCTACCACCCAGGGATGAGGCTAGTGTTGTTGCAACCTCCTCAAATACGGTTGCAATGATTCCAGCTACTTCCCTAATGGCTTCCAGCTCACCCAGACATAGTCCAATAATTGAACATCAGCTggaacagcagcagcagcagcatcaacatCAGCAGCAACAACACCAGCAGCAGCAACATCAACAGCAGCAGCCACTACAAGTACACATCGGACAATCAACCTCATTGGAAATTGATGTTGACATTGAAAAACCCTCAGTGACCCCGCCTGTGATGATATCGACAAAATCAATAAACGTCGAAGATGGCGACAGTGATATAAACATGGAGAGTTCGGATCAgaatcaaaataatcaaaaCTACCTTAATCGACAGGAGGGTGGTGTTGGTGGTGGGTTTGGAATGTTTGCTGGTGAATCGAGGCAGATGGACGATAATATGTGGCGTCCTTggtaa